The Oncorhynchus tshawytscha isolate Ot180627B linkage group LG32, Otsh_v2.0, whole genome shotgun sequence genome includes a region encoding these proteins:
- the LOC112230353 gene encoding LOW QUALITY PROTEIN: cytoplasmic phosphatidylinositol transfer protein 1 (The sequence of the model RefSeq protein was modified relative to this genomic sequence to represent the inferred CDS: inserted 1 base in 1 codon), translating to MLLKEYRICMPLTVEEYRIGQLYMISKHSHEQSDRGEGVEVVQNEPFEDPAHGQGQFTEKRVYLNSKLPSWARAVVPNIFYVTEKAWNYYPYTITEYTCSFLPKFSIHIETKYEDNKGSNDNIFSDSENKDQEREVCFVDIAYDEIPERYYKESEDLRYFKSEKTSRGMLQEGWRDTQEPIMCSYKLVTVKFEVWGLQTRVEQFVHKVVRDVLLLGHRQAFAWVDEWIDMTMDEVREYERTIQEATNEKIGIFPPSISISEMPLSSCTLSGPASAPTTPXCTDAPEFLSVPKDRARKKSAPETLTLPDTAAQNQSGVPQGSMLVPLPNHSPWPSSDSDQAELGGE from the exons tACAGGATTGGTCAGCTATATATGATCAGCAAACACAGCCATGAGCAGAGTGACCGCGGCGAAGGGGTGGAGGTGGTCCAGAATGAACCGTTTGAGGACCCCGCCCACGGTCAGGGTCAGTTCACTGAGAAACGTGTCTACCTCAACAG taaaTTGCCCAGCTGGGCTCGAGCAGTGGTACCCAACATCTTCTACGTAACAGAGAAGGCCTGGAACTActacccctacaccatcacag AGTACACA TGTTCTTTCTTGCCCAAGTTCTCCATTCACATAGAGACGAAATACGAGGACAACAAAGGCAGCAATGACAAC ATCTTCTCAGACAGTGAAAATAAAGACCAGGAAAGGGAAGTGTGTTTTGTGGATATCGCCTATGACGAGATCCCTGAGAGATACTATAAAGAGTCTGAG GACCTGCGGTACTTCAAGTCAGAGAAGACGTCGAGGGGCATGCTGCAGGAGGGCTGGAGGGACACCCAGGAGCCCATCATGTGCTCCTACAAGCTGGTCACCGTCAAGTTTGAGGTGTGGGGCCTGCAGACGCGCGTGGAGCAGTTTGTACACAAG gtggtGCGTGATGTGCTGCTCCTAGGCCACAGGCAGGCTTTTGCCTGGGTGGATGAGTGGATCG acATGACAATGGATGAGGTGAGAGAGTATGAGCGCACCATCCAGGAAGCCACCAATGAGAAGATCGGGATTTTCCCCCCGTCGATCTCCATCAGCGAGATGCCCCTGTCCTCCTGCACCCTCTCCGGCCCCGCCAGCGCCCCCACCACCC TCTGCACTGACGCGCCCGAGTTCCTCTCCGTCCCCAAGGACAGAGCCCGCAAGAAGTCCGCCCCTGAGACCCTCACCCTGCCCGACACCGCTGCCCAGAACCAGAGTGGAGTCCCCCAAGGCTCTATGCTGGTGCCGCTTCCAAATCACTCCCCCTGGCCCTCCTCTGACTCTGACCAGGCTGAGTTAGGGGGGGAATAG
- the LOC112230355 gene encoding nucleolar protein 11-like, whose translation MAALYEGFTLCGLVQTQNASDSPIQGIELDGDSDHAVVTDSTRSVTLYKVSDQKPLGSWTVKQGQLLTCPAVFNFQTKEYVVVSDNKVIRVWKDEDLNLDKAFKATVTADVWRVHSAPGGEPVVLFQRGAVRFLDSLLSAPQQPVEDVLSEEEVIRWSTNIVAEEQHFVLFTTEQKGECCLYVQRLNPNTLQKYRLEREDSGASPLSFSASLQDKHLNLLYLYPNGCVYQSVVAARGYVGLEGVQALPRSLRLMVPVGEGELGAASAVALDEAHVAVVGVPHPSARTGKDFLCIWNTNFQTLQAGKEMAGRIHGQVWCYLGKLFVSHGKALSVIPYECQKSSLASALGKLRHTGLAVSKSSVAVPSWNTLLHGDQPQGPTKIVETRKSKLSRKSQSAQALTVEQVLELIKTGPVDEVQREVEALVSRGDAQDLQLSVGQLACHLVARSQAETAFYTPVALAQLVQTQFLCHSVCPGLLLLSLEHKDYFLCQLCLQLFPDIPEVVTCACLKTFISVPDGDVEMVSLEPDSVSFMEGLVGARGGQQNGFSPPLFEEDSCDTNHQPKPPQDKKNHTLQLEACPVGLHKAVLLNEVLQTPYSDNFLLPHLKDLDTQQVILFLQYLQFVYLKYSQDVYTQTPGLRSPTMTQIIDWVCLLLDAHFTVLVMAPDAKGLLSNLQSFVKSQVKLFSELGKIESSLQELHKMKLSKDISQYSIEVIELF comes from the exons ATGGCGGCGCTGTATGAGGGATTCACGTTGTGCGGACTTGTACAAACTCAAAATGCTTCAGATTCGCCAATTCAGGGAATTGAACTGGATGGAGACAGTGACCATGCCGTCGTCACCGATTCCACGAGATCTGTCACTTTATACAAG GTTTCAGACCAGAAGCCTCTGGGTAGCTGGACGGTGAAACAGGGACAGTTGTTGACTTGTCCTGCAGTGTTCAACTTTCAGACCAAGGAGTATGTAGTGGTCTCCGACAACAAG GTCATCAGAGTTTGGAAAGATGAAGACCTCAATTTAGACAAAGCATTTAAAGCAACT GTGACTGCTGATGTATGGCGGGTCCACTCTGCCCCAGGGGGAGAGCCTGTGGTGCTTTTTCAGAGAGGCGCAGTCAGATTCCTGGACTCCCTCCTCTCCGCCCCCCAACAGCCCGTAGAGGATGTCCTGTCAGAGGAGGAGGTCATAAG GTGGAGCACCAACATCGTGGCAGAGGAACAGCACTTTGTCCTCTTCACGACAGAGCAG AAAGGGGAGTGCTGCCTTTATGTGCAGAGGCTCAACCCCAACACCCTACAGAAGTATAGGCTGGAGAGGGAAGACTCTGGAGCTTCCCCATTgagtttctctgcctctctccaggACAAACACCTCAACCTGCTCTACCTGT ACCCTAACGGCTGTGTGTACCAGAGTGTGGTGGCGGCGCGGGGGTATGTGGGGCTGGAGGGGGTGCAGGCCCTGCCTCGCAGCCTGCGCCTGATGGTGCCCgtgggggagggagagctggGAGCTGCCTCGGCAGTGGCCCTGGACGAAGCTCATGTGGCTGTGGTGGGGGTGCCCCATCCCTCCGCCAGAACTGGCAAAG ATTTCCTCTGCATCTGGAATACTAATTTCCAGACTCTTCAGGCTGGTAAGGAGATGGCGGGAAGAATCCATGGACAG GTCTGGTGTTATTTAGGGAAGCTGTTTGTCTCTCATGGCAAGGCCCTCTCCGTCATTCCCTACGAGTGTCAGAAGTCCTCTCTGGCCTCGGCCCTGGGGAAACTACGACACACTGGTCTCGCAG TGTCCAAATCGTCGGTGGCTGTGCCCTCTTGGAACACCCTACTCCATGGGGATCAGCCACAGGGGCCCACCAAAATAGTGGAGACCAGGAAGAGT AAGCTGAGTCGGAAGAGCCAATCAGCGCAAGCCCTCACAGTGGAACAAGTACTGGAGCTTATCAAG ACTGGTCCAGTGGATGAGGTCCAGAGGGAGGTGGAGGCCCTAGTCTCCAGAGGCGATGCCCAGGACCTGCAGCTCTCGGTGGGCCAGCTGGCCTGCCACCTGGTGGCCCGAAGCCAGGCCGAGACAGCCTTCTACACTCCCGTGGCCCTGGCACAGCTGGTGCAAACACAGTTTCTTTGCCACAG CGTGTGTCCCGGCCTCCTGCTGCTGTCCCTGGAGCACAAGGACTACTTCCTGTGTCAGCTGTGCCTGCAGCTCTTCCCAGACATCCCTGAGGTGGTCACGTGTGCCTGCCTCAAAACCTTCATCAG TGTGCCAGACGGCGACGTGGAGATGGTCAGTCTGGAGCCAGACAGCGTGTCCTTCATGGAGGGCCTGGTGGGGGCCCGGGGGGGCCAACAGAACGGTTTCAGCCCGCCTCTGTTTGAGGAGGACAGCTGTGACACCAACCACCAGCCCAAACCTCCCCAGGATAAGAAGAACCACACACTGCAGCTAGAGGCCTGCCCCGTGGGTCTACACAAGGCTGTGCTACT TAATGAGGTCCTGCAGACGCCGTACAGTGACAACTTCCTGCTCCCCCACCTGAAGGACCTCGACACTCAGCAGGTTATT cTCTTTCTTCAGTACCTCCAGTTTGTCTATTTGAAATATTCCCAAGACGTCTACACACAAACGCCAGGTTTGAGATCGCCCACGATGACACAG ATCATTGACTGGGTGTGCTTGTTGTTGGATGCTCATTTCACAGTCTTGGTCATGGCTCCTGATGCCAAAGGATTGTTGTCTAATCTCCAAAGCTTTGTCAAGTCCCAG GTGAAACTATTCTCTGAACTGGGGAAGATTGAGAGCAGCCTTCAAGAGCTCCACAAAATGAAGCTGTCCAAGGACATCAGCCAGTACTCCATAGAAGTCATCGAGCTGTTTTAG